The Haloarchaeobius sp. HME9146 genome includes a region encoding these proteins:
- a CDS encoding fumarylacetoacetate hydrolase family protein codes for MRIARLSTPDGPVEGHYEDGVIHAADGDYEVGVDGELLPPCDPSTLYCVGRNYAETLDQMEYERPDEPDFFIKPRTSLAAHEQPIPYPEFTDELTYAGELAAVIDERCRDLSVDEVPEVVRGYTIMNDLDALDQQGRTARKAFDRSGPLGPWLETDVDPTDMDMWTDVGGERRQEANTELMLFGPHEILSYLSKRFTFQPGDVIAFGSPANPGLVDPGETVEIHYEGVGTLRNTIVE; via the coding sequence ACTACGAGGACGGAGTGATTCACGCCGCGGATGGCGACTACGAGGTCGGCGTCGACGGTGAGTTGCTCCCACCCTGTGACCCGTCGACGCTGTACTGTGTCGGTCGGAACTACGCCGAGACGCTGGACCAGATGGAGTACGAACGACCGGACGAACCCGACTTCTTCATCAAACCCCGGACCTCGCTCGCGGCACACGAGCAACCGATTCCCTATCCCGAGTTCACCGACGAGCTGACCTACGCTGGAGAACTCGCAGCGGTCATCGACGAGCGCTGCCGGGACCTCTCTGTCGATGAAGTTCCCGAAGTCGTTCGCGGCTACACCATCATGAACGACCTCGACGCGCTCGACCAGCAGGGGCGGACCGCTCGGAAGGCGTTCGACCGGTCTGGCCCACTCGGCCCGTGGCTCGAGACGGACGTCGACCCGACCGACATGGACATGTGGACCGACGTCGGCGGGGAGCGACGACAGGAGGCGAACACCGAACTGATGCTGTTCGGGCCGCACGAGATCCTCTCGTATCTCTCGAAGCGATTCACGTTCCAGCCGGGAGACGTCATCGCGTTCGGAAGTCCTGCGAACCCGGGGCTGGTCGACCCGGGTGAGACGGTCGAGATCCACTACGAGGGGGTCGGCACCCTTCGGAACACCATCGTCGAGTAA